One window of the Maledivibacter sp. genome contains the following:
- a CDS encoding TetR/AcrR family transcriptional regulator, with product MIDGIKEYEKIRNKVKFYKSTFEKIPAKRRRKILDVATSEFAAKGYNGTNINVIAKKSGISIGSMYSYFNSKEDLFLTVVDIGFHLLEKALNEVNIRDDNIFKVFEKLLRSSRRYAIDFPQLNQIYLDSTTQGLAKLSSKLSRQFESITVDLYCDVIRTAKEKGIINANIDERLTAFYIDNLIIMFQFSYTSDYYKERMKIFLGSETIRDEEKIVMELVGFVRKALSS from the coding sequence ATGATAGATGGTATTAAGGAATATGAGAAAATAAGGAATAAAGTAAAATTTTATAAAAGTACATTTGAAAAGATACCTGCAAAGCGGAGACGAAAAATTTTAGATGTAGCTACTTCTGAATTTGCCGCCAAAGGATATAATGGGACTAATATAAATGTTATAGCTAAGAAATCAGGGATTAGTATAGGGTCAATGTACAGTTACTTTAACTCTAAAGAGGATCTTTTTCTAACGGTTGTAGATATAGGATTTCATCTATTAGAAAAAGCTTTAAATGAAGTAAATATTAGGGATGATAATATATTTAAAGTGTTTGAAAAGCTACTCCGGTCATCTAGAAGATATGCCATAGACTTCCCCCAGCTTAATCAAATATATTTAGATTCTACAACCCAAGGACTTGCAAAGCTGTCTAGTAAACTGTCAAGACAGTTTGAATCTATTACCGTTGATTTATATTGTGATGTTATAAGAACCGCCAAGGAGAAGGGTATAATCAATGCTAATATTGATGAGCGACTTACGGCATTTTATATTGATAACCTGATCATAATGTTCCAATTTTCCTATACATCCGACTACTATAAAGAAAGAATGAAGATATTTTTAGGATCAGAAACAATCCGGGATGAGGAAAAGATTGTAATGGAATTAGTGGGATTTGTAAGAAAAGCATTATCAAGCTAG
- a CDS encoding VOC family protein has protein sequence MKIRSLSHVGITVSDFEKSVKWYHDMFGFRLISEDYFNNDELEKLYSLYKLKDVHVHLGFLRVPKGGVVEIFEFSSSLPGQQVIWNTPGVTHFTLDVKNVHKWYNRLREKGVYFFSEPQHSDEADWVFLKDRDGNLIELIDLKVNYPVIRYLGGIAGEIMAKNKFKRYYSEG, from the coding sequence TTGAAGATACGATCACTGAGCCATGTGGGAATAACGGTATCAGATTTTGAAAAATCAGTGAAATGGTATCATGATATGTTTGGCTTTAGATTAATCAGTGAGGATTATTTTAATAATGATGAATTAGAAAAACTATATTCTTTATATAAATTGAAAGATGTACATGTACACCTAGGGTTTTTAAGAGTGCCTAAGGGAGGTGTGGTTGAAATATTTGAATTTTCATCTTCGTTACCGGGTCAGCAGGTTATTTGGAATACACCGGGGGTCACCCATTTTACCTTAGATGTGAAAAATGTACATAAATGGTATAACAGACTTAGAGAAAAGGGGGTGTATTTCTTTTCAGAGCCCCAACACTCTGATGAAGCAGATTGGGTGTTTTTAAAGGATAGAGATGGTAATTTAATTGAACTCATTGACCTTAAGGTTAATTATCCTGTTATACGATATTTAGGTGGGATAGCTGGGGAAATCATGGCCAAAAATAAATTCAAAAGATACTATTCAGAGGGATAA
- a CDS encoding transketolase family protein: MGGLTYTMLDATNLSMTELYGNVLCDLGEKHPEIVGLSADLAKSTKIGIFAEKFPERFFNLGIAEQNMFGIAAGMAKAGLVPFVSTFAIFASMRALDQVHTDICYQNLNVKIIATHAGLSFGQGGSTHNCTEDLAIMRSMANCKVIVPADGVETANAIYAAYETPGPIYIRINRGFDRKVYEDMEYGYKIGEAVQLVDGTDLTIIACGSCVFQAMEAAKILEAVDGIKVRVLNIHTVKPIDRGAVLKAVHETRRIITVEDHNVIGGLGSAVADVIAEGGKSCAFVKLGIPDIFSMIGLHEDLMAHYKIDTNGIIENVRRLMGKDFEEDDDWEDEV, translated from the coding sequence ATGGGTGGATTGACATATACAATGCTTGATGCTACAAATCTGTCTATGACGGAGCTATACGGAAATGTGCTTTGTGATCTTGGAGAAAAACATCCTGAAATAGTTGGGCTTTCAGCGGATTTAGCAAAATCGACTAAGATAGGAATCTTTGCAGAAAAATTTCCAGAGCGCTTCTTTAATTTAGGAATTGCTGAACAGAATATGTTTGGCATAGCTGCAGGTATGGCTAAGGCTGGATTAGTCCCCTTTGTTTCAACCTTTGCAATATTTGCTTCCATGCGTGCCCTTGATCAAGTACACACCGATATATGTTATCAAAATTTAAATGTGAAAATTATTGCAACCCATGCAGGGCTTTCCTTTGGGCAAGGAGGATCAACCCATAATTGTACGGAGGATTTAGCAATTATGAGATCTATGGCCAATTGTAAGGTCATTGTACCTGCTGATGGAGTAGAAACTGCCAATGCCATATATGCAGCCTATGAAACACCAGGACCTATATATATTCGTATAAATCGTGGATTTGATAGAAAGGTCTACGAGGATATGGAATACGGATACAAAATAGGTGAAGCAGTACAACTAGTTGATGGAACAGATTTAACCATTATTGCATGTGGCTCATGTGTTTTTCAGGCTATGGAGGCAGCTAAGATTTTGGAGGCTGTTGATGGGATAAAGGTAAGGGTATTAAATATCCATACCGTTAAACCAATTGATCGAGGGGCAGTATTAAAGGCAGTACATGAAACGAGAAGAATTATCACCGTGGAGGATCACAATGTGATAGGAGGTTTAGGAAGTGCCGTTGCAGATGTAATCGCAGAGGGAGGAAAGTCCTGTGCATTTGTTAAGCTAGGAATCCCAGACATATTTTCAATGATTGGACTTCATGAGGATCTCATGGCACATTACAAGATAGATACAAATGGAATTATAGAAAATGTACGTCGGCTCATGGGTAAGGATTTTGAGGAAGATGATGACTGGGAAGATGAGGTGTAG
- a CDS encoding enoyl-CoA hydratase-related protein, with protein sequence MVDTLFKSVKIGNLELKNRLFMLGMHTGYARKKRISERDLAFYKERVQGGVSAITVIAAVNDVAGPPDMHFLDHDKYIEEFKELSNLMHEGDCKLVVQLFHTGRNNMPMLIGNKQPVAPSAVPSPLYKSQPRVMTKEDIENTIEDFGNAALRAKKAGVDAVEISCSVGYLLTQFLSPKTNLRTDEYGGSEENRIRFPKEVIGKIREKVGSDFPIILRISAADMLGGYGVDFMQRFTVHVEDMIDAVNVTGGWHEAPIPQMTRHIPYGGYDFLAEAIKKVISLPVIVSNRVHDPEVAANIIKADKGDIVGLGRQLITDPYYPNKVRNGEKYRKCQACNQGCIERVLRFKDVKCVFNPEVGKETIKITKTDDPMTILIVGGGPAGMEAARVSALKGHNVILCEKEGALGGKVVVASKPPHKETFINYIEVTEDTIRKLDVEVRLNTKVTGELIKEIGPDHVFIATGSSPIIPPIDGINGSKVVMAEDVLLASDDKIKKILEKDVLIIGGGIVGLETAEHLISKLIPDVYYQNFKAKYIPKKLMPQLSINPEDVKFVLPNTKSKDSPKITVAEMTNKLGKGLGGYKWIMTKELKTLGVNLKKNTKVISINENDITLKSEDGIEKINANTIILAAGYTPLGKELTEILDKQGIKYDVIGDAKEVRKIMDAHDDAFNVALKIKKGDAIMSYGTRVNYEKKETIGIVTLSNPPLNLVDEKFFLELEAIQKEIYSDKSLRTVIIVAEGQAFSAGIDLKYLSTASSRFMKDNLEWLQGLYSFWQKLPIPVIAAVHGYCIGSAVELIAGVDLRVAGKSSVFALPEVQLGLSPDMGGTTRITKLVGLGQAKRLVMACDKIDANEAYRIGLVEYLVEDEDLEKFAMKLAGKLANYPPSAVRFAKKGINVASDNSTEAGLLFEQAQSIYCSGTHDIKEGISSFIEKRKPSFKDE encoded by the coding sequence ATGGTAGATACATTGTTTAAATCTGTTAAAATAGGAAATTTAGAGTTGAAAAACAGATTGTTTATGTTGGGAATGCATACAGGCTATGCAAGAAAGAAAAGAATATCAGAAAGAGATCTGGCATTTTATAAAGAAAGAGTACAGGGTGGAGTTTCTGCTATAACTGTTATTGCAGCAGTTAATGATGTGGCTGGCCCACCGGATATGCATTTTTTAGATCATGATAAGTATATTGAAGAATTTAAAGAATTAAGTAATTTAATGCATGAAGGTGATTGTAAATTAGTTGTACAGTTATTCCATACTGGGAGAAATAATATGCCCATGCTAATTGGCAATAAACAGCCGGTAGCACCTTCAGCAGTGCCATCCCCACTATATAAGAGCCAGCCACGTGTTATGACAAAGGAAGACATCGAAAATACCATTGAGGACTTTGGCAATGCAGCTTTAAGGGCTAAAAAGGCAGGGGTTGATGCTGTTGAAATAAGTTGTAGTGTTGGCTATTTACTTACTCAGTTTTTATCACCTAAAACGAATCTAAGAACCGATGAATATGGTGGATCAGAAGAAAATAGAATTAGATTTCCTAAAGAAGTTATTGGTAAGATTAGAGAAAAAGTAGGAAGTGATTTCCCAATTATTTTAAGAATTTCTGCTGCCGATATGTTAGGGGGTTATGGTGTAGATTTTATGCAAAGATTTACTGTACATGTAGAAGATATGATTGATGCAGTAAATGTTACAGGAGGGTGGCATGAAGCACCTATTCCTCAAATGACAAGGCATATTCCCTATGGAGGATATGATTTCTTGGCCGAAGCTATTAAAAAAGTAATTTCACTTCCAGTTATTGTTTCAAATAGAGTTCATGATCCTGAGGTAGCTGCAAATATAATAAAAGCAGATAAAGGGGATATTGTAGGACTTGGTCGGCAGTTAATTACTGATCCATACTATCCAAACAAAGTCAGAAATGGGGAAAAATATAGAAAATGTCAAGCTTGTAATCAAGGTTGTATAGAGAGAGTTTTAAGATTTAAGGATGTTAAATGCGTGTTTAATCCTGAGGTAGGAAAAGAAACAATTAAAATTACAAAAACAGATGATCCGATGACTATCCTTATTGTGGGTGGTGGACCGGCCGGTATGGAGGCTGCTAGAGTTAGTGCTTTAAAAGGACATAATGTTATTCTATGTGAAAAAGAAGGTGCATTAGGTGGAAAGGTAGTTGTAGCAAGTAAACCACCTCATAAAGAAACCTTTATAAATTATATAGAGGTTACAGAGGATACAATAAGAAAGCTAGACGTGGAAGTAAGGCTTAATACTAAAGTGACAGGGGAATTGATTAAAGAGATAGGGCCTGATCATGTATTTATTGCTACCGGCAGTAGCCCAATCATACCACCAATTGATGGGATTAATGGATCAAAGGTTGTAATGGCAGAGGATGTATTATTGGCCTCAGATGATAAAATTAAAAAAATCTTAGAAAAGGACGTTTTGATTATAGGGGGAGGAATTGTAGGTTTAGAGACTGCTGAACATTTAATTAGTAAATTGATCCCGGATGTATATTATCAAAATTTTAAAGCAAAGTATATACCTAAAAAATTAATGCCTCAGCTTTCAATTAATCCAGAAGATGTAAAATTTGTTTTACCGAATACTAAATCCAAGGATTCACCTAAAATTACAGTAGCTGAAATGACCAATAAGCTTGGTAAAGGATTGGGTGGATATAAATGGATCATGACTAAAGAACTTAAGACATTGGGGGTTAATTTAAAAAAGAATACTAAGGTTATTTCAATTAATGAAAATGATATAACTTTAAAAAGTGAAGATGGTATAGAAAAAATAAATGCAAATACGATTATATTAGCTGCTGGTTACACACCTTTAGGGAAAGAGCTAACAGAAATTCTTGATAAGCAGGGAATTAAGTATGATGTCATCGGTGATGCGAAGGAAGTAAGAAAAATTATGGATGCCCACGATGATGCGTTTAATGTGGCATTAAAAATAAAAAAAGGAGATGCAATTATGTCATATGGTACAAGAGTTAATTATGAAAAGAAAGAAACTATAGGTATTGTAACCTTAAGCAATCCCCCTCTAAACTTAGTTGATGAAAAATTTTTCTTAGAGCTTGAAGCAATTCAAAAAGAAATCTATTCTGACAAGTCTTTAAGAACAGTTATTATTGTTGCTGAGGGGCAAGCTTTTTCGGCAGGTATTGATTTAAAATACCTTTCCACTGCAAGTAGCAGGTTCATGAAGGATAATTTGGAGTGGTTACAAGGGCTATATAGCTTTTGGCAAAAACTACCTATACCAGTGATTGCAGCGGTACATGGATATTGTATTGGTTCGGCAGTTGAATTGATTGCGGGGGTAGATTTAAGAGTTGCTGGTAAAAGTTCAGTATTTGCATTGCCAGAAGTTCAGTTGGGATTATCACCTGATATGGGAGGAACAACAAGGATAACAAAGCTGGTTGGATTGGGTCAGGCTAAGAGACTAGTAATGGCTTGTGATAAAATTGATGCAAATGAAGCCTATAGAATTGGATTAGTAGAATATCTCGTCGAGGATGAGGATTTAGAAAAATTTGCGATGAAGTTAGCTGGGAAATTAGCAAATTATCCACCATCAGCAGTAAGGTTTGCTAAAAAAGGTATTAATGTAGCATCAGATAATAGTACTGAAGCGGGGTTATTATTCGAGCAGGCACAATCAATCTATTGTAGTGGCACCCATGATATAAAAGAGGGAATATCTTCTTTCATAGAGAAAAGAAAACCAAGCTTTAAGGATGAATAA